One window of Polynucleobacter sp. HIN5 genomic DNA carries:
- a CDS encoding (2Fe-2S) ferredoxin domain-containing protein: protein MSYQYHLFFCLNERSNGDDCCARHNAQALFDFTKKRVKELGLNGAGKVRVNKAGCLDHCANGPVMVVYPQGVWYSMIDTEDVEEIIDSHLMQGKPVERLMI from the coding sequence ATGAGCTATCAATACCACCTATTCTTTTGTTTAAACGAGCGGAGTAATGGCGATGATTGCTGTGCTCGGCATAATGCCCAAGCCCTATTCGATTTCACAAAAAAACGGGTCAAAGAGTTAGGGCTCAACGGCGCAGGTAAGGTACGCGTCAATAAAGCGGGCTGTTTAGATCATTGTGCGAATGGCCCTGTCATGGTGGTTTATCCCCAGGGTGTGTGGTACTCCATGATCGATACCGAAGATGTGGAAGAAATTATCGACTCTCATTTGATGCAAGGTAAACCTGTCGAACGTTTAATGATTTAA
- a CDS encoding VanZ family protein, producing the protein MSGKAKKDLTQERTDAPRVPQRIHWPLQAMPLARAIAIIYVLLIGYGCLNPFNVDWKFGLDPFAWWSGPLPKYITLFDVTINVLGYIPLGFILVFALYPRWQRFRAIAITLVFSALLSGAIESAQSWLPTRVPTQIDWIANLMGALIGALLAQPLGPHWLSGTALRKRFDYWFGTRWLSVALFILFPFAQIYPQSAWLGMGFLGLGINPVASWGFDGMHHTIYEALVTGLSWFGVCLFFSLALRNNIPKLPLLAGLLVITIMIKSFFTSLQFGSEFGFVWLSAGAIWGMVFSSLLASIFMRFSTGMRLIACISALVALMILVNYFPDNPYFTISLPRWNHSRLAHLNDLMQWLSWLWLPVAFIWLIHYARRATH; encoded by the coding sequence ATGTCAGGTAAAGCTAAAAAAGACCTTACTCAAGAACGTACCGATGCGCCCAGAGTACCTCAGCGTATTCATTGGCCTTTACAGGCAATGCCGCTGGCTCGGGCAATAGCCATCATTTATGTTTTGCTGATTGGCTATGGATGCTTAAACCCTTTTAATGTGGATTGGAAGTTTGGTTTGGATCCATTTGCGTGGTGGTCTGGTCCCTTACCTAAATACATCACCTTATTTGATGTAACGATTAACGTTTTGGGGTACATTCCTTTAGGCTTTATTTTGGTGTTTGCGCTTTATCCTCGCTGGCAAAGATTTCGAGCAATTGCCATTACCTTAGTATTTAGTGCCCTTCTATCGGGTGCAATCGAGAGTGCGCAAAGTTGGTTGCCCACCCGAGTTCCGACACAAATTGATTGGATCGCTAATCTAATGGGTGCCCTGATCGGTGCCCTTTTAGCTCAACCCTTAGGCCCACACTGGTTATCTGGAACGGCACTGCGTAAGCGCTTTGATTACTGGTTTGGCACACGTTGGTTAAGTGTTGCCCTATTCATCTTGTTCCCGTTTGCACAAATTTATCCCCAAAGCGCATGGTTGGGAATGGGCTTTTTGGGTCTTGGTATCAATCCGGTTGCAAGCTGGGGTTTTGATGGAATGCATCATACGATTTATGAGGCTTTAGTGACAGGCCTTAGTTGGTTTGGCGTTTGCCTATTCTTTTCTTTGGCCCTACGCAACAATATTCCTAAGTTACCTTTACTGGCAGGTTTATTAGTGATCACGATCATGATCAAATCATTCTTTACATCCTTACAGTTTGGTTCGGAGTTTGGCTTTGTGTGGTTGAGTGCGGGTGCCATTTGGGGAATGGTATTTAGTAGTCTTCTGGCTAGTATTTTTATGCGTTTTTCAACCGGCATGCGCCTCATCGCCTGTATCAGCGCCCTAGTGGCTCTTATGATTTTGGTGAACTATTTTCCTGATAACCCCTACTTCACCATTAGTCTGCCGCGATGGAATCACAGCCGTTTAGCCCATCTCAACGATTTAATGCAATGGCTATCTTGGCTATGGTTGCCAGTAGCATTCATTTGGCTGATACATTACGCCCGACGCGCAACTCACTAA
- a CDS encoding biotin--[acetyl-CoA-carboxylase] ligase, which produces MNWNCILERIAETESTNDDLMARWRAGALIDPVSRLAKHQTKGKGRSGRHWFAEPNVSLSFSLAYPFNQPQQFLHGLSLVCGLAVIQGISKSLGLDEMSLRQDGLSLKWPNDLLIKERKLGGILIEGGKLSGSNPNEPVWMIIGIGMNLSHSKSLEDAAQLPISALSELNHKNMPMEADLVWLAILNTLGDYLELFAKNGFAPFRSQWDFWDAYRDQPVSISESGVVKQTGIAHGINEEGALLLQEPGNTELTAIYAGDVSLRKHL; this is translated from the coding sequence ATGAACTGGAATTGCATTCTTGAGCGCATCGCCGAAACTGAATCAACCAACGATGATCTAATGGCGCGTTGGCGCGCTGGGGCGCTCATCGACCCCGTCTCCCGCTTAGCCAAACACCAAACCAAGGGCAAAGGGCGATCTGGCCGACATTGGTTTGCGGAACCCAATGTTTCCTTGTCGTTCTCACTCGCTTATCCGTTTAATCAGCCTCAACAATTTCTACATGGGCTAAGTCTTGTTTGCGGACTCGCGGTGATCCAGGGGATCTCCAAGAGTCTTGGGCTTGATGAAATGAGTCTGCGGCAAGATGGTCTCTCACTAAAGTGGCCCAATGACCTTCTGATCAAGGAACGAAAATTAGGCGGAATTCTGATTGAAGGGGGGAAACTTTCGGGCTCCAACCCAAATGAGCCAGTCTGGATGATTATTGGAATCGGCATGAACTTAAGCCATTCCAAATCCCTAGAAGATGCCGCGCAACTGCCCATTAGCGCACTCTCAGAACTTAATCACAAGAACATGCCGATGGAAGCTGATTTAGTTTGGCTCGCCATTCTCAATACCCTAGGTGACTATCTAGAGCTCTTTGCTAAAAATGGATTTGCACCTTTTCGCTCGCAATGGGATTTTTGGGATGCCTACCGCGATCAGCCAGTGAGCATTTCAGAGTCTGGGGTAGTTAAGCAAACAGGCATTGCACATGGTATTAATGAAGAGGGTGCACTTTTACTACAAGAACCTGGCAATACTGAGTTAACAGCGATCTATGCCGGAGATGTCTCTTTAAGAAAGCATCTATGA
- a CDS encoding type III pantothenate kinase, with protein sequence MSSFLLIDIGNSRLKWASVDSKRNPVERDKKLWNHSGAIDTKLLGSKEHRDELAHYILNTIPTPSAIGLCSVATESAVQQLNELLQPWQHCPQFRLLGDSSYPSLRTQYQNTHTLGADRWAALIAARELSNDNTLVISAGTATTIDFLGGNGMHYGGWILPGLGLMREGLLQHTAGLNVASLNQAATGIGLDTASAIDEGSRLAHLGAIAQAMDFAKQRHQAVIRVWIVGGHAATLFDGLIHNQIPAEKMPSLVLRGLWAWLNTQVKTN encoded by the coding sequence ATGAGCTCATTCTTACTGATTGATATTGGTAACTCGCGCCTTAAGTGGGCTAGCGTGGATAGCAAACGTAATCCCGTCGAGCGTGATAAAAAATTATGGAATCACTCCGGCGCCATTGATACGAAGTTACTAGGCTCAAAAGAGCACCGTGATGAACTGGCTCATTACATTCTCAATACCATTCCAACCCCAAGTGCGATAGGACTATGTAGTGTGGCGACAGAATCCGCAGTCCAACAGCTCAATGAGCTACTTCAGCCCTGGCAACACTGCCCACAGTTTCGTCTGCTCGGAGACTCATCATATCCATCTCTGCGCACCCAATACCAAAATACCCACACCCTGGGTGCTGATCGCTGGGCTGCATTAATTGCTGCACGAGAGCTATCCAATGACAACACCTTAGTAATTAGTGCCGGTACCGCAACAACCATTGATTTTTTGGGTGGCAATGGAATGCACTATGGTGGTTGGATTCTGCCGGGTCTGGGACTAATGCGTGAAGGCCTATTGCAACATACCGCCGGCCTCAATGTAGCGAGCCTTAATCAAGCAGCGACTGGCATTGGATTAGATACTGCCAGCGCAATTGATGAGGGATCGCGGTTAGCTCATCTGGGGGCGATTGCACAGGCAATGGATTTTGCTAAACAGCGACATCAAGCTGTTATTCGTGTATGGATCGTTGGTGGTCATGCTGCCACCTTATTTGATGGGCTGATTCACAATCAGATCCCCGCAGAAAAAATGCCGAGTTTGGTGCTCCGAGGACTCTGGGCTTGGCTCAATACCCAAGTCAAAACCAACTAA
- the rfaE2 gene encoding D-glycero-beta-D-manno-heptose 1-phosphate adenylyltransferase produces MTQPILKPPAFEAKLCAASGDLEAKLRSLARPMVFTNGVFDLLHRGHVSYLAQARQLGNSLVVGVNSDASVRMLGKGTDRPINGQEDRMALLAALESVDLVVLFSEQTPVELIRRIRPDIYVKGGDYAIESLQETKVVKACGGKAYAIPFIYERSTTNLLGKIRS; encoded by the coding sequence ATGACGCAGCCAATCTTGAAGCCCCCTGCTTTTGAAGCAAAACTATGTGCCGCTAGCGGGGATTTAGAGGCAAAGTTAAGGTCTTTGGCTCGCCCCATGGTTTTTACAAATGGCGTGTTCGATCTTTTGCATCGGGGACATGTCAGTTACTTGGCACAAGCCCGCCAGCTTGGCAATAGTCTGGTCGTGGGGGTTAATTCAGATGCATCGGTGCGCATGTTAGGAAAAGGTACTGATCGCCCGATTAATGGGCAAGAGGATCGAATGGCCCTCTTGGCGGCGCTTGAAAGCGTTGATTTGGTAGTGCTGTTTTCAGAGCAGACCCCTGTCGAGTTGATTCGTAGGATCCGTCCAGATATTTATGTCAAAGGCGGAGACTATGCAATCGAGTCTTTACAGGAAACCAAGGTTGTGAAAGCATGCGGAGGCAAAGCATATGCCATTCCTTTTATATATGAGCGTTCCACCACGAACCTGCTTGGCAAGATTCGTTCTTAG
- a CDS encoding glutathione peroxidase produces MIFLFGVTTILNSNDAQANPSANQCSPALSYTFPRLQDEAPQNLCQYQGKVVMVVNTASFCGFTSQYESLEKIYARYKDRGFVILGFPSDDFGQQEPGSNKEIAEFCKNTYDVKFPMFAKSSVSGKEANPLFKMLIAKTGTTPKWNFYKYLIDRDGNIVDSFNSLTKPDSKSITSEIEKLLKSKAS; encoded by the coding sequence ATGATTTTCCTGTTTGGTGTAACGACCATACTAAATTCGAATGATGCCCAGGCCAACCCGTCGGCCAATCAGTGTAGCCCTGCACTTTCGTATACCTTTCCAAGGCTACAGGATGAAGCCCCACAAAATCTTTGCCAATACCAAGGCAAGGTTGTCATGGTGGTGAATACGGCTAGTTTTTGTGGTTTCACCAGTCAGTATGAGTCGCTTGAAAAAATTTATGCGCGCTATAAAGATCGTGGCTTTGTGATTTTAGGCTTCCCATCGGATGATTTTGGACAACAGGAGCCCGGATCGAATAAAGAAATCGCGGAGTTTTGTAAAAATACCTACGATGTAAAATTCCCAATGTTTGCTAAAAGCTCGGTTAGTGGCAAAGAGGCGAATCCTCTATTTAAGATGTTGATTGCCAAAACGGGTACCACACCGAAGTGGAATTTTTACAAGTACCTGATTGATCGTGACGGTAATATTGTTGATTCCTTTAATAGCCTAACGAAACCCGATAGCAAATCGATTACCTCTGAAATTGAAAAACTACTAAAGTCTAAAGCCTCGTGA
- a CDS encoding NAD(P)/FAD-dependent oxidoreductase — translation MNTPSHSMPHKKVAIVGAGISGLGCAYALQKNAGVHVTLFEEASHIGGHSNTVDIEVPDRNGVIKCAVDTGFLVFNRKTYPRLTRLFEELQVPIALSEMTFSVSIDHSLEWSGDNLNTLFGQRKNLLRPAFWRMVADILRFNRLATALATKQVSAGHSADPKQLQSIASFLDEHGFSQSFREWYFLPMIGAIWSCPTQQMLEFPIETMVRFCHNHGLLQVNNRPQWLTVKGGSKEYVARLIKAMHPERFKFIRESVKKVNVPDAQSPDKRVELISSQGIHYFDEVIMACHSDESLKLLHGIDEFDRSLLAAIPYQANRAVLHRDASLLPQTKRCWAAWNYKTTYTKNQIQSVSVDYLINKLQPLPAALHEDPIIVSLNPLVEPKPELVFKEISYSHPIFDAKAISAQKNLSLIQGKAGIWFCGAWTGYGFHEDGLRSGELVAADLVASLHAPLKRPPLQSAN, via the coding sequence GTGAACACCCCTTCCCATTCCATGCCCCACAAGAAAGTTGCGATTGTTGGCGCCGGCATCTCTGGCTTAGGCTGCGCATATGCATTACAGAAAAATGCAGGGGTTCATGTCACGTTATTTGAGGAAGCGTCGCATATTGGTGGACATAGCAACACCGTTGATATTGAGGTTCCGGACCGCAATGGTGTAATCAAGTGCGCCGTGGATACTGGGTTTTTAGTCTTTAACCGAAAAACCTATCCCCGCTTAACGCGTTTATTCGAGGAATTGCAGGTTCCAATTGCCTTATCGGAAATGACCTTCTCGGTTTCTATTGATCACTCCCTAGAATGGTCGGGCGACAACCTTAATACTTTATTTGGGCAACGAAAGAACCTACTCCGCCCAGCATTTTGGAGAATGGTTGCCGATATCCTACGTTTTAATCGCTTAGCAACTGCGCTAGCAACGAAACAGGTAAGCGCTGGACATAGCGCCGATCCCAAGCAGTTGCAATCGATCGCCTCATTTCTCGATGAACATGGATTTAGTCAATCGTTTCGGGAGTGGTATTTTTTACCCATGATTGGTGCGATCTGGTCATGCCCCACCCAACAGATGCTAGAGTTTCCGATCGAAACCATGGTGCGGTTTTGTCATAACCATGGGCTCTTGCAGGTCAATAATCGTCCACAGTGGCTAACCGTGAAGGGAGGATCGAAAGAGTATGTGGCAAGACTAATCAAGGCCATGCATCCAGAGCGATTTAAGTTCATTCGTGAGTCGGTCAAAAAAGTGAATGTGCCAGATGCACAAAGCCCAGATAAGCGTGTTGAATTGATTAGTTCTCAAGGGATTCATTATTTTGACGAAGTCATCATGGCTTGCCATAGCGATGAAAGCCTAAAGCTACTCCATGGAATTGATGAATTTGATCGCTCGCTCTTAGCCGCCATACCCTATCAAGCAAATCGTGCAGTCTTGCACCGTGATGCCAGCCTTTTACCTCAGACCAAGCGCTGCTGGGCGGCTTGGAACTATAAAACCACTTACACCAAAAATCAGATCCAATCGGTTAGCGTGGACTATCTCATCAATAAGCTACAACCCCTCCCAGCCGCATTGCATGAAGATCCGATTATTGTGAGCCTTAACCCTCTGGTTGAACCAAAACCTGAGTTGGTCTTTAAAGAGATTTCCTATTCACATCCCATTTTTGATGCCAAAGCGATTTCGGCACAGAAGAATCTTTCATTAATTCAAGGGAAGGCGGGAATTTGGTTCTGTGGCGCATGGACAGGATACGGCTTTCATGAAGATGGTCTTCGCTCGGGAGAATTAGTGGCGGCCGATCTGGTTGCCTCGCTCCATGCCCCGCTCAAGCGTCCGCCCTTGCAATCGGCAAACTGA
- a CDS encoding DUF1365 domain-containing protein translates to MAHPLINFGQVKHSRLRPVSNRFSYGVFTLKIPMRERNRNPNLLKQYGMGDNQWAFYSFYDRDHGHGMENSLSWAESLFAQEGISIPDGEIWLQTFPRVLGYVFNPVSFWIYTDAHQAVRAILAEVNNTFGERHCYLLHKKDCDEIFSGETLISHKIFHVSPFCDVSGEYRFRFLFSKDSQRKMDSVCRIELYTDHQPLIYTSISGQDFPLSRSALSRAKLRYPMMTFGVIARIHWQALKLWLKGVPFHSKPTPPRIEVSS, encoded by the coding sequence ATGGCGCATCCACTAATTAATTTTGGTCAAGTCAAGCACAGCCGCTTAAGGCCGGTAAGCAATCGCTTTAGTTACGGAGTCTTCACACTAAAGATCCCGATGCGAGAGCGTAATCGCAACCCCAATCTTCTCAAGCAATATGGCATGGGGGATAACCAGTGGGCCTTTTACTCGTTTTACGATCGTGATCATGGCCACGGCATGGAAAATTCCCTGAGCTGGGCAGAGTCTCTTTTTGCGCAAGAGGGCATTTCAATCCCTGATGGAGAAATTTGGCTACAAACATTTCCAAGGGTACTAGGTTATGTATTTAATCCCGTCAGCTTTTGGATCTACACGGATGCGCATCAAGCAGTACGAGCGATCTTAGCTGAAGTGAATAACACTTTTGGTGAGCGGCACTGTTACCTGCTTCACAAAAAAGATTGCGATGAGATTTTTTCAGGTGAAACACTGATTAGTCATAAAATTTTTCATGTATCGCCATTTTGTGATGTCTCTGGCGAGTATCGGTTTCGGTTTCTTTTTTCCAAAGACAGTCAACGCAAAATGGATTCGGTCTGTCGCATTGAGCTTTACACCGATCATCAGCCACTGATCTACACCAGCATTAGCGGTCAAGATTTTCCCCTATCACGCTCTGCTTTAAGCCGTGCGAAGCTGCGCTACCCGATGATGACCTTTGGCGTGATTGCGCGCATTCATTGGCAAGCCCTCAAACTTTGGCTAAAGGGGGTACCATTTCACTCAAAACCAACGCCTCCCAGAATTGAAGTGAGTTCATGA
- a CDS encoding SAM-dependent methyltransferase — MIRPGQSLLHKLSVSRTEKLPADGKLSLAARTIERLLKQLSIGHLVMTFPNGEQREFGNRADSLHAEIRFHRWSTFQDILRHGDIGFAEGYIRGDWDSPHLEKLLDLAVKNRNILERAIYGNWFGSLVYRFRHFLNRNNKAGSKKNIHAHYDLGNAFYRLWLDPSMTYSSAWFQADSNASLELAQRAKYRNILNSLALQPNSKILEIGCGWGGFMEEAALAGHRVTGLTLSTEQQSFAMDRINRQSPNRHEVRLQDYRDCKDQFDGIASIEMFEAVGEQYWPMYFETIARCLKQNGKACIQTIVIAENLFDRYRKSTDFIQQYIFPGGMLPSREAFKHYVQQAGLQIECEFAFGHDYAKTLCIWYEHFNQKIPEIRELGFDEPFIRLWNFYLMYCAAGFKEQNIDVVQFTLSHQPK; from the coding sequence ATGATTCGACCCGGACAATCCCTGCTCCACAAATTATCGGTATCGCGCACTGAAAAATTACCGGCGGATGGAAAACTAAGCCTCGCCGCCCGAACCATTGAGCGCCTCTTAAAACAATTATCCATCGGTCACTTGGTGATGACTTTTCCAAATGGCGAGCAGCGTGAATTTGGAAATCGAGCCGATTCCTTACATGCTGAGATTCGGTTCCATCGCTGGTCTACATTCCAAGATATTTTGCGACATGGTGATATTGGATTTGCTGAAGGGTATATCCGCGGGGATTGGGATAGCCCCCATCTTGAGAAGTTACTCGACCTCGCCGTTAAGAATCGCAATATTCTTGAGCGTGCCATTTACGGGAATTGGTTCGGGTCACTAGTGTATCGATTTCGCCATTTTCTAAACCGAAACAATAAGGCGGGTAGCAAAAAAAATATTCATGCGCACTACGATCTTGGTAATGCGTTTTATCGACTGTGGCTTGATCCCAGCATGACCTACTCAAGCGCCTGGTTTCAGGCTGATTCCAATGCAAGCTTGGAGCTCGCACAACGAGCAAAATATCGCAACATCCTAAACTCTCTGGCACTTCAACCCAATAGCAAGATTCTGGAGATCGGTTGTGGGTGGGGTGGATTTATGGAAGAGGCAGCCCTTGCCGGTCACCGGGTTACAGGACTCACCCTCTCGACTGAACAGCAGTCATTTGCAATGGATCGCATCAATCGACAGTCGCCCAATCGCCATGAAGTACGACTTCAAGACTATCGGGATTGCAAGGATCAGTTTGATGGGATTGCCTCCATTGAAATGTTTGAAGCGGTTGGCGAGCAATATTGGCCGATGTATTTTGAAACCATTGCTCGCTGCCTGAAACAAAATGGCAAAGCATGCATTCAAACGATTGTGATTGCTGAAAATCTGTTTGACCGCTATCGTAAAAGCACGGACTTTATCCAGCAGTATATTTTTCCGGGGGGGATGCTGCCCTCCCGAGAAGCATTTAAACACTATGTACAACAGGCGGGGCTACAGATCGAATGTGAATTCGCCTTTGGGCATGACTATGCCAAAACACTTTGTATTTGGTATGAGCACTTTAATCAAAAAATTCCTGAAATCCGAGAACTCGGGTTTGATGAGCCTTTCATTCGGTTATGGAACTTTTATCTCATGTATTGCGCAGCTGGCTTTAAAGAACAAAATATTGATGTCGTTCAATTTACGCTCAGCCACCAACCGAAATAG
- a CDS encoding SDR family NAD(P)-dependent oxidoreductase, with the protein MKQPAITNYQQQRVWVIGASSGIGEACVKALFQKGARVALSSRRIERLEAIAQTHPKDDYLVLPVDVMREADIQEAYQKIEKEWGGIDLLLFVSGIYIPMRADTFNMADAEKTVDSNLLGPMRAVGAVLPAMLARGSGHIAIVGSVAGYSGLPKALAYGPTKAAMINFCETLFYDLQPKGIGVHMISPGFVETEATAQNDFEMPALISAQTAANEILDGIAHGEFDIHFPKRFSGFLKFLRILPYPIYFWILRKFVKI; encoded by the coding sequence ATGAAACAACCGGCGATTACTAACTACCAACAACAACGCGTATGGGTGATTGGAGCATCAAGTGGCATTGGTGAGGCTTGCGTCAAGGCCCTTTTTCAAAAAGGTGCACGAGTTGCACTATCTAGTCGTCGCATCGAACGCCTTGAGGCAATTGCGCAGACTCATCCAAAGGACGATTATCTAGTCCTACCTGTTGATGTGATGCGTGAGGCTGATATTCAAGAGGCATATCAGAAGATTGAGAAGGAATGGGGCGGCATTGATTTGCTGCTTTTTGTATCCGGTATTTATATTCCAATGCGAGCAGATACCTTCAATATGGCCGACGCTGAGAAAACTGTCGATTCGAATCTCTTGGGCCCGATGCGCGCAGTTGGTGCTGTATTACCGGCAATGCTTGCCCGCGGTAGCGGACATATTGCCATTGTCGGTAGTGTTGCAGGCTATAGTGGTTTACCCAAGGCCTTGGCTTACGGGCCGACAAAGGCGGCCATGATTAATTTCTGCGAAACCTTGTTTTATGATCTGCAGCCCAAGGGTATCGGGGTTCATATGATTTCTCCAGGCTTTGTGGAAACCGAGGCAACTGCTCAAAATGATTTTGAAATGCCGGCCCTCATCTCCGCGCAGACCGCTGCTAATGAAATCCTAGATGGAATTGCACATGGAGAATTTGATATTCATTTCCCTAAACGCTTTTCAGGCTTTTTAAAGTTCTTACGGATCTTGCCCTACCCAATCTATTTTTGGATATTGCGTAAGTTTGTGAAGATCTAA
- a CDS encoding thiol:disulfide interchange protein DsbA/DsbL — protein MKSLFKTLILILALFGLQSFVLAQAPIKVEEGFDYRVLPIAQPIDVKGKVEVIEFFWYGCPHCFEFEPDLKAWLKRQNKDVVFKKVPIAFRDELMPHSLLFYALESLGKGEALNDKVMFAMHRENKRLLNENEIADWVAAQGVDRNAFLAAYRSFAVLSKARAANQLGNAYRIDGVPTVAIQGKYITSPSIAGSRAKSIQVMDFLVNKVRKDGYK, from the coding sequence ATGAAATCGTTATTCAAAACCCTTATCCTGATCTTGGCCTTATTTGGCCTGCAATCATTCGTGCTTGCACAAGCCCCGATTAAGGTTGAAGAAGGTTTTGATTACCGCGTTTTACCGATTGCCCAGCCAATCGATGTCAAAGGCAAGGTCGAGGTGATTGAATTCTTTTGGTATGGTTGCCCCCATTGCTTTGAGTTTGAGCCCGATCTAAAGGCTTGGTTAAAGCGTCAGAATAAAGATGTCGTATTTAAGAAAGTGCCCATTGCCTTCCGAGATGAACTCATGCCTCACAGCTTATTGTTTTATGCCCTGGAGTCTTTAGGAAAAGGCGAAGCGCTTAATGACAAAGTGATGTTTGCCATGCATCGTGAAAACAAGCGACTCCTGAATGAAAACGAGATTGCCGATTGGGTCGCCGCTCAAGGCGTTGATCGCAATGCATTCTTGGCGGCCTATCGCTCGTTTGCCGTTCTTTCAAAAGCCCGGGCTGCTAATCAGTTAGGGAATGCCTACCGAATTGATGGTGTGCCAACCGTGGCGATTCAGGGGAAATACATCACATCGCCATCGATTGCTGGATCGCGCGCGAAGTCGATTCAGGTGATGGATTTCTTAGTGAATAAAGTCCGCAAAGACGGCTACAAATAG
- a CDS encoding SPOR domain-containing protein, protein MADIKSSDALEKRDATQLLGSPESGGMIMGVLIGVFVGVGLALIVAWYLMKSQPQEKPGVRAPSAPAFMKPLPPKSDNETEEETAVAPPQLDLNKPLQTKVPGIGGADPARDPIADIAAGKTPEAKPEPKADTLFYVQTGVFNQRTEADAQKANLAMQGIQAQLSESAVDGNSVWRVRIGPFGSIEDTTSVRSKLTILGIKPTVIRVNRS, encoded by the coding sequence ATGGCTGACATTAAATCATCTGACGCACTAGAAAAGCGAGATGCGACCCAACTGCTGGGCTCACCCGAGTCGGGCGGAATGATCATGGGTGTTCTGATCGGTGTTTTTGTTGGGGTTGGTTTAGCACTCATTGTGGCGTGGTATTTAATGAAATCGCAGCCGCAAGAAAAGCCAGGGGTTCGAGCCCCAAGCGCCCCCGCTTTTATGAAGCCTCTTCCACCAAAATCAGACAATGAAACCGAGGAAGAAACTGCAGTTGCTCCACCTCAGCTTGATCTCAATAAGCCACTGCAGACCAAGGTTCCCGGTATTGGTGGAGCCGATCCTGCGCGCGATCCAATTGCAGATATTGCAGCGGGTAAGACCCCCGAAGCGAAGCCTGAGCCCAAAGCGGATACCTTGTTTTATGTTCAGACCGGAGTATTTAATCAGCGCACCGAAGCCGATGCACAAAAGGCAAATTTAGCGATGCAGGGCATTCAGGCGCAACTGAGTGAAAGTGCGGTTGATGGAAACTCAGTTTGGCGAGTTCGAATCGGCCCATTTGGCAGTATTGAAGATACTACCTCGGTTCGCAGTAAATTAACCATTCTTGGAATTAAACCCACCGTTATTCGTGTAAATCGATCATGA